A DNA window from Zingiber officinale cultivar Zhangliang chromosome 3A, Zo_v1.1, whole genome shotgun sequence contains the following coding sequences:
- the LOC122052483 gene encoding uncharacterized protein LOC122052483, whose amino-acid sequence MREDGGPAMAPLNVVVALRGEERWRHFDDSVNAVSFGFVATAVLISMFLVMAIFERFLRSRSPLAEDGRGGGAGNDFRVQMGSSADLEAHAGKMGYSSPKISMYSKEVSVLMPGHSTPTFIACPAPAPCPPERMAWPAHEHCSISEASLVQ is encoded by the exons ATGAGGGAGGACGGGGGGCCGGCGATGGCGCCGCTGAACGTGGTGGTAGCTTTAAGAGGGGAGGAGAGGTGGCGCCATTTTGACGACTCCGTTAACGCGGTTTCGTTTGGCTTCGTGGCCACTGCCGTTCTCATCTCCATGTTCCTCGTCATGGCCATCTTCGAGCGCTTTCTTCGCTCGAGGTCGCCGCTCGCCGAAGATGGCCGTGGAGGCGGCGCCGGTAATGACTTTCGCGTGCAGATGGGGTCGTCGGCGGATCTGGAGGCGCACGCCGGCAAAATGGGGTACTCGTCGCCCAAG ATATCAATGTATTCGAAGGAGGTGTCCGTGTTGATGCCTGGTCATAGCACGCCAACTTTCATCGCTTGTCCAGCTCCTGCTCCCTGCCCACCAGAGCGGATGGCTTGGCCAGCACACGAACATTGCTCGATCAGCGAGGCCTCTCTAGTCCAGTAA